The Candidatus Hydrogenedentota bacterium genome has a segment encoding these proteins:
- a CDS encoding glutamate--tRNA ligase, with protein MSTVRCRIAPSPSGFLHIGTAKMALFNWLFARKTGGAFILRLEDTDAERTDEAFVQAMCEGFKWLGIHWDEGPPFGDEPARGEFGPYRQSERKAQHQEMGHKLLASGAAYRCFCTKEALDAEREAALAEKRPRRKCPCRDLDPAAAEARQSEPHTVRFKVPEGQTVVEDLVQGTVRTDNRELDDFVILKPNGDPIFHLAVVADDILMGITHVIRGDDHLTNTARHVLLFDALGAKRPTFAHLPMVLDEAGKKFSKRLHGANVLDWRDDGYLPEALINYVALLGWTPAEENRELFTIAELTDAFDPARWSKSAARFDRKKLDWLNGQHIRALPLPVLKERLVAVLTAAGFEVAVRDDAWLLSLAEITREKLATLNQIVEQADFFFQEIAEYEEKPVKKLWQVDGAADLMDQLIACMEGVTGWDREALKAAYHDLAEASGAGLGKLVHPTRLALTGKSIGPGLFELAELLGREACIARLRQARAYIETIPPPGA; from the coding sequence ATGAGTACCGTTCGCTGCCGCATTGCGCCCTCGCCCTCCGGCTTCCTGCACATTGGCACCGCCAAAATGGCCCTGTTCAACTGGCTCTTCGCCCGCAAGACCGGCGGCGCGTTCATCCTGCGCCTCGAAGACACCGACGCGGAGCGCACCGACGAAGCCTTCGTTCAGGCCATGTGCGAGGGCTTTAAATGGCTCGGCATTCACTGGGACGAGGGGCCCCCGTTCGGCGATGAACCCGCCCGTGGCGAATTCGGCCCCTACCGCCAGTCCGAGCGCAAGGCCCAGCACCAGGAAATGGGCCACAAACTGCTCGCCAGCGGCGCGGCCTACCGCTGCTTCTGCACAAAAGAGGCCCTCGACGCCGAGCGCGAAGCCGCCCTGGCCGAAAAACGACCGCGCCGCAAGTGCCCCTGCCGCGATCTGGACCCCGCCGCCGCCGAGGCCCGCCAATCCGAGCCGCACACGGTCCGTTTCAAAGTGCCCGAAGGCCAGACGGTGGTGGAGGATCTCGTTCAGGGAACCGTGCGCACCGATAACCGCGAACTGGACGATTTTGTCATTCTGAAGCCCAACGGCGACCCGATCTTCCACCTGGCGGTCGTCGCGGACGACATCCTCATGGGCATTACCCACGTGATCCGCGGCGATGACCACCTGACGAACACGGCCCGCCACGTCCTGCTTTTCGACGCCCTCGGCGCGAAACGTCCGACCTTTGCCCACCTGCCCATGGTGCTCGACGAGGCCGGCAAGAAGTTCAGCAAGCGCCTCCACGGAGCCAACGTGCTCGACTGGCGTGACGACGGCTACCTCCCCGAGGCGCTCATCAATTACGTCGCGCTCCTCGGCTGGACGCCCGCCGAGGAGAACCGCGAGCTCTTCACCATCGCGGAACTCACCGATGCCTTTGACCCGGCGCGCTGGAGCAAGTCCGCCGCGCGCTTTGACCGGAAGAAGCTGGACTGGCTCAACGGCCAGCACATCCGCGCGCTCCCCCTGCCGGTCCTGAAGGAACGCCTGGTGGCTGTCCTTACCGCCGCCGGATTCGAGGTCGCCGTGCGGGATGACGCCTGGCTGCTGTCACTCGCGGAAATTACGCGCGAAAAACTGGCCACGCTCAACCAAATCGTCGAGCAAGCCGATTTCTTTTTCCAGGAAATCGCGGAATACGAGGAAAAGCCGGTAAAGAAACTCTGGCAGGTAGACGGCGCCGCCGATCTCATGGACCAGCTCATCGCCTGCATGGAGGGCGTGACCGGCTGGGACCGCGAGGCATTGAAGGCCGCCTACCACGATCTTGCCGAGGCCAGCGGGGCCGGGCTGGGCAAACTCGTTCACCCCACCCGCCTGGCGCTCACCGGCAAGTCGATAGGCCCGGGGCTCTTCGAACTGGCGGAACTGCTTGGGCGGGAAGCGTGTATCGCCCGTTTGCGGCAAG